The sequence below is a genomic window from Sebastes fasciatus isolate fSebFas1 chromosome 18, fSebFas1.pri, whole genome shotgun sequence.
GTATCCATTTCCTTTAATTCACGTTCTATTGAGCAGACTGTTGTAATCCAGAAAGGTTGCCGTATATGAGGCGGGACGGCTGGCTGTGTGCCGAGCTCAGATAGGACCGTGATGACGGGGGTGACTGTGACTCAAGAGGCTGACCTGCAGCCAACAACACCGCCACTATGAGGTAGAACACAGAGAGCCTCTGGAGGCAATTACTCTGCCCCTATACACGGCCGAGGTCAGCACAGGCcaggagaggaagagcaggaggatAAGTAGGAGCAGGGATTTCAGCTTTGCAAAAAGGTCAGGCCTGATAAGGGGAACAGCCTTGCTCTAGCAAGAATCTGTGCTCTGACTTAAAACTCCATGTTACACAAACTTGTACATTTCCATTCAGAAGCTGTTCCAGCCAAGATAACAGTTTGGTTTCATTCAGTCTGGCTTCCCCTCAAGGCTTCCACTCCGTGTTCACCCAGCTCAGGGTGTAAGCACTGCTGGCGTTGAGGACATTTTTATGCAGGAAGAGGTGAGGTTTGGCCGGGTCGCTGTGGACGTGGAAGAGGCGGAAGTTGGCGTACTCGAGCTCCTTGAGCAAGCTGAACCAGTACCGTACCACGGATGGGTCATCGCCGCCCACCTCGAAGCCCGCCCAGTGCAGGTGAAGCTCCAACAACAGCTGCCCCACTGAGTCCAGAACTCCCTCCAGGATCAAGTTCTCCAAAATCTTCCACTCTGCGCTCTCTATATCCGCCTTCAGTACATCCACCtggaacaaagaaaaaaaaacagattggatgtttttcttcttcttcaggtaaTAAATGAGTTCTATTACAACACTGGAATGACACTAAACTGCGTGGAGTTATTGAACGCAAAAGCTATTAAAAGATGAAAAGGAGTAAGCAAAGCTTGGCTTTTGTTCTTGCTTTAGCGTTGCTGATGATGGATTGAGCAAGCGAGCGGCCTGACAAGGCTTGCTGTGTCGGAGCAGAGAGGAAATGCTTCAGAAAATGAATGTTAATAGCACCCTTAGGTCATATTCATGTGAGGAGAGTCATGCATGCCCAAGGTTTAATGCACATCCTGAGGATCTTGGGATTCCTCTTCTGGATTGCTAAAGATGTCCACTGTCTGACCTTTATGTCTTTAAAAGTCTGCTTTTATTCCTTCCAGGCTCAGTAATGTCTCGGTTAGCAGTTTCTCAGCTAGTACATCATGTAGCTGCTAAATTAGTAGGGATAAGACCTGAGGAGTGATTTAGATTACAAGATTTATCAGAAAGAGGCCCGGGGTATTGTAGTGTCAAGGATTATTATATTAAAGATAATAAGATACCGGCTAAAGGAAATTCATAGTGCTCTGTTTtctttaattgtgggaagcgtTCTCATATCTATAACTAAACTGAGAACATCATCTGACAGCACAGATATTAAAGTGACCATGAAATCCCTTTACAGTTTGATGCCTTTGGTGACGCTACAGAATTCCCAGCCCTCATTAGTGGAACCGAATAAGTCTGAGAAACTCTCAAAAAACAGCTATCTGTGGAGAACGAGTCCAAATGTTGTCCTCTATCCTTCCCGTGGGCCCCAAAACTCCCACAAGCAGAGATACGTTCACAAACCTCCTAAATGGAAAACAATATGGCTTCATCAAGAGGTGATGTATTCGCTTTGTCTCGAAggagagttgtgtttctgtatgtgtcatgctgtgtttgtgtgcatttgtcAGAATTGGATGTTATTTAGAGCAGCTCATACAGCttcattctctttttttcttttttcacataAATTGCCTTTCTGCCTCAATGGTCCCTGATCCAATGCTGCCAACATCAATTGTCTCTGCAGGAGAAGTGTACAAGCCCTGGCAAGACTCCTGTCTGGTGTGAGTAAAGTCCACATGGTGTTGGAGCTTTGGAAAGATGACTTGTGCTACACTGCTGTGCAGCCATGCTAAATGCTCCTTAACTGTGTTCCCTGGTGGCTGGAGGGCAAAGTGAGGTGTTGTATGTCAAATCCTAAAGATATTTGGCTGACATTCGTTGATTGTTTTTGAatggaatagtttgacattttgatccAGCAGCTAAGATCATTTTTGTGAATCATAGTCAGAAGTAATTTGAGAATATATTACGGCTaccaaagtgaaatcttataactacacttaaattgaagtgCTAAttatgttacagagctgtccggcaacatctgttatgaatgttgtcatCAATACCTCATTgcgggatatttatgccaccgtaatgtCCATTGTTTGCACAGTGTAATAtctcaccggaaatagtatgcaatttgcctACTagtggtttcatactaaggtttcagtcatgctaaaaaaaaaacactccgcTCCAAGATGAGGTCACGTCTAGGGGATCCCCCTACAGGGCCACGCCTCCGGACCGCCCTCAGGTGGATGCCCTCAGTTTCCCGCcgtttgtggtcctgcctcGGATACGTCACCGCTGATTAGCCAATCACCAGCCGGCTGTGCCACGTGTAAAGATTTAAAAGTCAGCTTTGACTAAACTAGGGCAAGCAGTGATTATGATTGATCTGTTCCCCGTGCCTCTCGATTGTGGTGTGAATTGTTAACCAGAATGTTGTGTATAAGTCccactggagtcagtggactttagatTGGTATAGTGAATGTTAACTAGTTTGAGGTACTcgttttgtttatatttcattGTGCATAGAGCAGTTGTGTAATTTGTCTGGTTGTTAGGGATTAttcagggctagggtgtgtgtctttgttgtcTCCTTTTCGGCCACCCGAAACCCTCATTTTTAGTTATTATAATTCAATCCATTgtatgtttattttgctttaatttcaatcacGTCTAATaaagtgattgcctgataacaccgGCTATATGTTACTTCTTTTACCCCTACACCAACTCCGGGTTGTAACAGGTACACATAGGTTTCTCCAACAATAGGCTCCCATGAACAACATTGACTTGTCTTTGGTTTAAACTAATTTTGACTCATTTTGTACTGTGACAGCAAACCCTTTAAACCATTTTGCATCATTGTCGTGCAGTCCAATATAAAAATTGAGTTGCAAAAAGACGTCTGTCTCTGTAAGTGTCTTGAATTCAAAAACTTTTATGAACCAAATTGCGCTCTCCGCAATAATGGAGCTGATCAGCCCTGCTGTATATCCTCTGTAGAATATGTAAAAATGTCTTTGCACTCCACATAAATTCCTGCCCTCCACTGTCGAGGAATTAATGTCAGATTGCTGCAAATGGTCTTTATACCCAGTGGGCAAATATTTCCTCTCCTCTAAGTGACTCACACAGTATGTGATCAAAATACACATGGTAATTATTTCAGTACGGCATCCTCAGGATTAGGCAGCACATTGGGACAAATTTTAATTTAGAGAAGCTTTTGATGAAAAGTTGTTGAGTCTTTGTAAACAAACAAGTTTGCAGATTTGAGGAAATAACTTTAAATGGAAGTTTACACTTTGGCGTGCTAATTGGCCGGAAACGTGTTTATTTCATGGTTGGCTATTAACAAGACTCTTATTTACTGTCTCCTTTTGTTCCACATGGTTGGTGTTGTCAAAATAAGTCAACTGTTTTTTGCTTGTAAAGCAGAGAGCCAGACATCACAGCTTATCTGACCTTTAATATTATATGTTTTGAATGCTTTAATTAGTGAGCCTGCCGCAAGAGAGCAGATCACAATTGAAGATTTTTAATTACACATCTAAGAGGTTTGCTGATTCTGTGCTTTTTGGAAGCACTTCAACAAGTGCCTTGACATCAGGGCAGAGCCTCCCAAAGGCGTCTCGACAGAGACACACCGTGGGAGCTGTCTTAGTATTCACCTGTGTATTCAGCACTGTTTTCCAGACAGTTTGTGAGATAATTGTGCTTACTTCCAGGGCAGCTCACCCTAGCTAAAGCCTCACATAGATATTTTCACCACCATATAAAACAATCCACCAATCCATTGAAGTATCTCTATATCCACAAGATGGATTGACACAAattttggtacagacattcaaagtTCCCAGAGGATGTATCGTACTGGCTTTAGTAAGCCACTGACTtgtcctctagcaccaccagcaggttgacatttgtggttttgagtgaaatgtctcaacatgtTTTGATGGATttgattgtcatgaaatttgctAAAATTTCATGTTTCCTTTTGGGATGAATTGCAATAACTTTGCTaatcccttaacttttcatctatagCACCATCATCCAAGGTCCAAAATTACAATTAGTCCAATACCTAATTTGGTTTATAACCAAATAACTGCCAAATGTATGACATTTCCGTCAGCCTCCACTGTACTTTGTGTGTACTTAgtgctaattaacaaatcttAGCATGCTAAAacaagatggtgaacatggtaaacattattcTTGCTAAACATTAGtgtgttagcattgtcattgtgagcatgttagcatgctgatgtaaGCATTATgttcaaagcactgctgtgcctaGGCTGTAGTCTTGTTTTGTTGGATTCCAATAAAATATTGGTTGTGTCTGAAAttccatgctaacatgctatttagtacgctaaaacagtatgtgaggtTTTGTAATATGTCCGAAGcctaaatatgaaaacaatagtacgtgaattgcatactatttccggtgaaatgttatgttttaaCTGCAAGGaagctctcaggaagtgacgacttAAATTACTGcccagtgcgtccgaaaagatacatacagtaggctactactgtttattcacacaaaagtacacatattgagtatgcaATGCATAGTATGTAATTTCGGACGAAGCCTCATCCATTAGTGTGAAACAATTGGCAATTAGAATTAGAAATCCAAACATGGGGTTACCACAGCAACATGTATGCAGATGACTGCACGATTGAGCACTTTGTTCAGGAAACGAAAAGGTTGTAAAATGGAAGTActatgtgttgtgtttaccCCTTGCAATATGGCAGTACCTCCTTTAATTGAGTATGGTATTACCGCTGAGCAGTGCTGATACTGTTGTATTGTTCAATTACCAGTATGATCAATAGTCCAATATGCAGTTTCTTTCCATAAATGAGATGTGACTTCCTGCAACTGACATTTGTCCCTGTGGTGACGGCGTCTGCTATCTCAGCTGGTCACCAGAGCTCAGTGAATGAGTCATCTGTGTAGTTTTTAACGAACACAGATAAGAAATGCATATTTCGACCTTTCCAAGTGGCTCTGTTTCTTCGCTGCCGCTTTTCCTGTCACAGAGGCTGGGCGAGAGCCTTTGAGACGAAACTGTTCTGCTGCCGCCGCTGCTTGCTCCTCCGGCACACTATGTACTTGCATTAAAACCTCATTACAAGGACGTGTGCGTGGCTTTGCATTTAAAACAGGTGGATACTGTCATCTATGAAACAGTATGGTGTTCAAACCCACCCACACTAACGGTTATTTGTTCATATCTTGTCACACACCGAGGACATCTTAATATCTTTCCAAGTCCCTTGCGTGAGCCAGTCTGCTTTGCTTTTGGCTCTAGAAAAGGAATTAACAACTCAACTTAAACTAACTGCAAAACATCATTGAGCAGCATGTAGGCGTTCTGCTCCGGAAGCTGATGTAAATTTGCTTTGCTTTACCTGATCATATATTGACTGGtaggaaaaaaaatggattcatTTGGTTTAGCTAATTTGTCTGGAGCAAATCATAAAAATTTAAAAGCCCTCCTAGCAGCCCCCTTAGTAGCTGACTgaacaaaaaggttataattaacattcatgatctgaaaacacactgttaaagggttaaagttgtaagatgaaaacatggacaatTCCCAGACTGgccaacgccgtggtagcaacctgtcaatcacaaggtagccacgccctaaatcataaccctgatttatggtctattttactctaaatgcgACAATAATTtgctaaaaaaacatcatgctgtattgaagaagacttgaaactagcgattgagaccataaactcatgtgtGCAATGTTTgctgaagtaataaatcaaatgagaagaagggtcattttctcatagactgtGAAATAGACTCtgactttttgcaaccagaggagtcgccccctgctggctattagaaagaatgcaagtttaaggcacttcagcattggcttcacatttcagaccccagagttgcccactggtttatCTTCATGGGTGCAGAAATatgcaaatttcatggcaaactGTCTCCCAGATAAGGAGACATCTTGTACTGTAAGTAAACAGACACTGTTGCCTGAGGTTGGTGTCAATGGAAACTCATGGAGCCCCACAATGGAAAGAGTTCATCATCTGGGGAGCAAggatgtgttcaatttcatgaCAGTCTGCACATTAGATTTTGACGTTTTAAAACATGAAGTACATAAAAGTTTTTGCCTAGTGGTCATGCTAGAAGAAAGGCCACAGGTCACCAAAAAGATTAGGATCCAACCTCTGGGGACAATGAATACACACAAATAATTTAAAGTAGGATTGTGTAGGATTTGAACATTTCTGACTTTGGCAACTCCAAGTGAAGGTATCAACCAAGGAGGACAGCGAGGCACAAAAAACAGCACGTGAACGGCACTAATTTCCACTACAATGGACTCCTTTTTCTACAGACCATTTCCTTATGCCATGAGATTAGTCTGTAAGATGCTATAATCACATAAAAATGTGCTTAAATGGAATCCAGCCATTAATTTAGCAGACTATAAATGCTCTGTCGGTAATCTTTATGCATGTACTCCCTtgaaaaaagagatttttaatctcatcGGGACTTATCCTGGTTGAATAAAGATTTCTTTCTTATTGCCAAGTGAGGAGAAAAGAGCCTGGCTGTCGTTCAGCTGTCTTCATTACCTATGTAAGAGAATCTTGGCAGCTTTGACCTTGAATTATCATTCAGCCTGTTCCTAAACAGCCATGTTGGCTGGATCTATAATTGTGTTTATTAGTATGCATGCTATCAGTgggcttggtgtgtgtgtgcgtgtgtgtgtgtgtgtgtgtgtgtatatgattGATCTCGTATGCAGATCCCTATCTGATGAGGTGGAACACAATCCCTGGGGGGCTTTGAAGAGGTAACATTCAGCATGATAATATTTAAAGGAGGAAAAGCAAATTATATATGGGTGTTTATCCACCTGGAGCCTGAGACAGACAACAGAGGAATGAATCATGATGAGCTGTTATATGTTGGGATGAACAGGAAGGGGCCTGTGTTTGCATGCTTGCAGCATATAAGTGAATACCTGAAAGAAAAATCACTTTCATGCGGTTCCAGGTGATTTTATAATCATCCTTCCCAATTGATATTACAGCCAGAGACCTAGATGTATTCAATCCCGATTACGCTCtacctctcacctgtctgtgtccAAAGTCATTAAGGATGGTGGCCAGTTTCTTGGTGTTGGCGTACTGACGCTGGGCGACGACGGCCGGGTTGGGATCCCTCCAGTCTACAGAGAGCCGATGAAGccacatgtcagcctgctgcacgTGAGGCTGCTTCAGACTGGGATCAAAGCAGTGGACCTCACATCCTGCCCTCGCCAGAGAACGCTCCAGTGACCGATCATCCACACCCaacctgcagcacacacacagcccaagATGATCAGGTATAATACTTTCAATACTTTCTTGGTTCAAGCCAAAATACAGTAAGTATAGAGTGATGATCAGATAGTCCCTGATTTAAAGCTACTAGTTTATTTAGGAAAAGTCCAAATCTCCAAATCCGAATTTTGCccagggcaccaaaagggctagagccagcCCTGACAAATGGTCTTAATGTTGAGAAACATCAGCACAAATTATCACACATGTCAAATGCAATGGAGGATCAGTGAATTCTCCTCATAAAACACCACTTAGTCACTGTGATCTTCACTTCACTTGCCCACTTAAAAGCCAAGAAATCAATGATCACGAGGAGGACTGCTTCTTCATGTTGAAATATGATGTGTAAATCTAAGTAGACAGACACATTTCCCcgtatttctctctctttcatccctctctcactgcttttctctctttatcccACGCCCACCTCCTCTAATTCTGcaattttctccttttcttcctctctcagtCGCTGTCTCCGCATTCCCCCGTGTCTAGTTTGTGATTCGGCTGTATTCTGTAATTGCGGCAGAGAGAGTACATTTCATAGTACATGTCTTTTACAGATGAGGCACCGGGTCTCCGAAATGCATCCCACTAGCAGGGAGATAAGAGATGAGTGTATGAGAGAGCTTGAGATGCAACTAGACGTCTCTTTTTACCGCGCTAAATATTTCATATGCTTCACTGAGAGTTTCCCCCCATTCTCTGGTGGGGTGTTTTGGCCAGGAATCACTGCAGAGACACTTTAGATGACAGGATCAGTGATAACTCATGGAgtagcgggggggggggggggaggtagCACTTCTGGATGACAGTGCTGAAAAAGTAGGGTCTCTACTAGCTGTAATATCCTCTCTCATGAGACTACAGAGTGCAGGAGCGGTAACACTGTTGACTGTCATGGCAACCAGATGTGTGGTGGGTGACAAACACCCAATGGATTGTACATCAGATAAACAGTTCCTTTAGTCTGCCTGTCCTCGCACTGAACTATAATGTCAACAGCCTCTGGATGTTGTGAACCTGAGAGGTGAGACTAGTTAACAAAGGCTGGGAAACTTTCTGCTGTCTGGTagtttgtctctctttctccttcctaCCCTTGTACCTTTACTGTTATAtcttcttttacttttattCCTTTTGATTCAAATACCCACGGCGTTCTCAAAATATTCTCcatgactgtctgtctctccacctccatcctcgctctctctttctctctctctaccgcGCTCATATTCCCCTTCCTTCATCACTCATTGCAGCTCATTAACATGTGCATGATTAATGAGTGATGTGCTGTGATTTAGCCCATATAAGTGCTCCAaatttgatatttgatttttttttttgctacatgACCTACAGTCTGCAGGAAAAGTTGTCATGTGTGGACCTCTTTCAATTTCTGCACTTCCAGGGCCTCACATGTCGAAGATCCATTTGGTTACCACAAAGTCATcctaaaacataaatacaatttttattttagttcagtgtaaaagtaaaagttgcTGAATATGCTCTACTGTTGAGGGTGTTTTGCAAAATCTAgtgctgtcaacgttaacgcaataatatctttttaacgccactaatttctttaacgcattaacgcgatcaatctttctgaggttgttgcaggctcagttttaaagctagagttagttttggtgaggaaaaactggcatggccattttcaaaggggtcccttgacctctgacctcgagatatgtgaatgaaaatgggttctatgggtacccacgagtctcccctttacacacatgcgcactttatgataatcacatgcagtttggggcaagtcatagtcaagtcagcacactgacacactgacagctgttgttgcctgttaggctgcagtttgccatattatgatttgagcatatttgttatgctaaatgcagtacctgtgagggtttctgaacaatatttgtcattgttttgagttattaattgatttccagtaataaatatatacatacatttgcattaagcacactcccatgttcacaagagtattaaatacttgacaaatctctctttaaggtacattttgaactgataaaaaacgtgtgattaatttgagattaatcgcgattaactatgggcaatcatgcgattaaatattttagtcgattgacagccctagtaaaaacatCTTAATATGTATTTGCATTTCTGGGATCCACTAGTGCTGCTTTAGAGGACACACGCACAACAGCTTTTGTGCTCATTTAAAGACGGATGTGTGCTCTAAGCTAAATTAAGGTACTGTATAGCCTTGGCTTCAGTCATAGATACACCTACGGTTAGCTCAGTTACTgaaatagatgtattttaacACTGAAGGCAATAACATCCTCCCTCATAGAAGCTATGACTAGAGCTATAATTATTAATCATAGCCTCCACAattctaataataatcattatttcCAAATTTTCAGCCAAAGAGAACAAAAGGGCTGCTACTGGAGCCACTATTGCCAGTAGCTATACTGTTTCAATGCCTGCTTTGATTGGCCAGAATGTGGGCTGTTTTTTAATGACAATGGATGATTCATCCTCTCAGACAATCTTCAATTACAGTAAGCTTCTGCACCGTTACTGCACGAGGAGGAAAAATAATGTATGatgaaaagaaatgtataagAGGAGGACGATGGAGGATGAGAGAGGTAAGATAGAGTATGAGAGGTGAAAGGTGGGTCTTTCATGTGGAAAAACATCCAGCAACCCCCCCCTTCCACTCCTCAACCCACATCCACCGCCATGTGACAGTCCAATCAGAAAACAGCTGCTCATCCTGCCCGGGCACGGCCGTCCACGGCTCGTTAAACCGCATGCAGATGAGACGTATCAACCGTATGCACGTGCACAAAAACGCACAAAAAGTGCACACAAGAGTACACACACAACTGTACATACTCGTCCTAATGCACCGAGTTCAACAGTGTATGTGCACACTTAATggtatttgacatttcttttaaaGCCAGTGTTATGTGCAGCAGTTTGGTTTTGTTAGTGTCCTGTACAGCAGAGCAGAAGTCTCCTGAGAATAGCATACCTGGCATTGATTCAAGAGTATGAccatgaagtgtgtgtgtttgtgtgtatatactaTGAATCTAGGTCAGATAAGGGACACAGGGAGGAGAAGATCTGTTGACGTATCCAGAAAAGTGGAACTTCAGAGAGCACTTTGCCTTGTTGAACTGTTACACTAACTGGTCTCTCAGGACTTTTCTTTTGTTACTCCTGAAGTTTCTGCTTTTCAtagaattcattttttttaggtcGACTCACTGTTATTGCATCGGCGTAAATCGAATTCATTCCCGAGGTCTTAAGGGATCAGTTAGATAGAAGGAAAAATGTTAATGCGGCTTTCATTGACGTGAAATATCAGAGCTGTGAGTCACATTTCCCCCCCAAGCTGATATTCAGgtcaaatgttaaaatgtttgcATAAATCACTGAAAGGACGCataatttttcttttattttctggtGCATGTCCATGTAGCTTGCCTGCACGAGTGACTTTCCATCAGTCAGTTGGAGGATATCAGATATGTTTTCCTCCATTCCCTCCGTTTGACCCCTGACCGCTTCTCCATAGAGAGGCAGAAAGCCAGAAACCGCAGTTTCTCCCCCCGTTCCTCCTGCATCAGTATCTGTGCCTTGATGCCAGCACACCTGTGCTGTCTCTCAACAGTCAAATTAATAAGCTCCCTCTCTCCTGCAGAAAAAAATCCCTTCAGACCTCCGCAGCACCTCGGCACAGCGGAGGCCCAGCAGGGCAGAAACTGGGCCGAGCTGATCCGCGACGCAAAGCCAAACTGGGAGTGATTGACTCTCCAATCTTAAGAGGGTCAAATACCGCGTTGGCCTGGCTGACTCCATTCAAGATTACTTGCCACTCAAGGAGAGGAAGCAGAGGTGGAGTGGACGCGACTTTCCAGGTGGATGTCGGAGGTACAGTTAAGGCAGACAGAGGATTATCTTTACTCTTATTACAGTGTTACTCAACAAATTAAATCGTCCAGAATACCGGGATAAccacacaaagaaaaagaaactgcTACCTGGcacaaaaaagtgaatatttcTACTTTGTCAGAGAAAGACAGATCCTGAATAAATATAGGCTCAGTGACCAATTAGTCATTGAAATGGGAAGATATGAAAAGACAAGGCCAGACAGAGATACTCCTCCTCTATTGTGTGGATAATAGACTTCATTCTTTGATGAAATAGTGAGAGAAAAACCTGAATTTCTCCTCTTGGAATAAATCTGAATTGTCATGGGTGAAGTGACACCAACGGCAATTGCGTCTAGATATATAACAGGCTGTCATAGAACCAGATGCTCTGAATAACTGTCGCATCTGCAGATAACTCACTCACTGTCTGAAAATTAATGTTGTGAACAATTCTGTTGCTCTACCGATGCAGTACATGGCAGCTTGTCTCAAAGACAGTCTAAGTGATTACATTTAGGATTAGATTTATGTGTTTGACATGTGGCGGTAAGGTTAAAGATTTGAGTTGAAGGGAATGAATGTATTCAGTGAAAGGCGAAAGTGAGTGTCTATACGCACCCGAAAGAGTAAACTCTGCAGTGTTTGCTTTGTATTCTGTGGGCCAGGCTGTACTTGGGGTCCAGACATGCAGCCCAGGCAGCTTTGGTCCCCTCCGGAGCAGCTTCCTCACCGGCCAACGATGCACACGACACCTGGACACATAAAAACATGCACATATGAATATAATGTATAATCTGAACAAAACAAGCATCATAATGGGAAATTAATGGTATTTCCA
It includes:
- the mettl24 gene encoding putative methyltransferase-like protein 24 — encoded protein: MDMGRERLTRGLLLRLGVLLTAVCVCVHVYLETSWRGAPAPAPLGRPTQSSQNWGQQQSRAKLEAEEQDRSIKRRISYVRTLKKDSQARKRDEDKEDPSPPCCPQVRPHRKTPRWHIDLEPWAGESHSLEDEAKRFLNYITTPQVSCASLAGEEAAPEGTKAAWAACLDPKYSLAHRIQSKHCRVYSFGLGVDDRSLERSLARAGCEVHCFDPSLKQPHVQQADMWLHRLSVDWRDPNPAVVAQRQYANTKKLATILNDFGHRQVDVLKADIESAEWKILENLILEGVLDSVGQLLLELHLHWAGFEVGGDDPSVVRYWFSLLKELEYANFRLFHVHSDPAKPHLFLHKNVLNASSAYTLSWVNTEWKP